A window of Cohnella herbarum contains these coding sequences:
- a CDS encoding LysR family transcriptional regulator: protein MDIRAINTFHHVVRSGSFLRAAEQLNYSQSSVTMQIQKLESTLGLPLFDRSRRTVRLTDAGNLFYEKSLKILQDIEALQTSLIAVHSGESGSVRIGVVEPTASFRLPMIVKSFLANYPNIRISIEIAPTTVLCERIRKGDLDFAIGTPPLPGTDIHFEPIFEEPFVALMATEHPLAALEVITIADLQKHRLLITGENCPYRMKLGTILHDTGTDSLDTMEIGSISALKYYAQIGLGVALVPLIALCPMPEGTVYRQVNHKDIDLTCGMLCYSPDLKPNSACRIFYDFVLESLKSRIKYIEPLPEMSML from the coding sequence GGTCAGGAAGCTTCCTCCGCGCGGCGGAGCAATTAAACTATTCTCAATCGTCGGTAACGATGCAAATTCAGAAACTAGAGTCGACTTTGGGTCTGCCGCTCTTCGATAGGAGCAGAAGAACGGTTCGTTTAACCGATGCCGGAAATTTATTTTATGAGAAGAGCTTGAAAATATTGCAGGATATCGAAGCGCTACAGACGAGTCTGATTGCAGTCCATTCGGGCGAATCAGGCTCAGTTAGAATTGGCGTCGTAGAGCCTACCGCGAGCTTTCGTCTACCTATGATCGTCAAATCATTTCTTGCGAATTACCCGAATATTCGTATTTCCATTGAAATTGCCCCCACTACGGTGTTATGCGAGCGCATTCGGAAAGGCGACTTGGACTTTGCGATCGGTACACCGCCGCTGCCTGGTACGGACATTCATTTCGAGCCGATCTTCGAGGAACCGTTCGTTGCGCTAATGGCTACAGAACATCCACTAGCAGCCTTGGAAGTAATAACGATAGCCGATCTTCAGAAGCATAGATTGTTAATTACCGGCGAAAACTGCCCCTACAGGATGAAGCTTGGAACAATCCTGCACGATACCGGGACAGATTCGCTGGATACGATGGAAATCGGGAGCATAAGCGCCCTCAAATATTATGCGCAGATAGGGCTTGGCGTCGCGCTTGTTCCGTTGATAGCCCTATGTCCAATGCCGGAAGGGACGGTTTATCGTCAAGTAAACCACAAGGATATCGATTTAACGTGCGGCATGTTATGCTATTCGCCCGATTTAAAGCCAAATTCGGCATGCCGGATATTCTACGATTTCGTATTGGAATCATTGAAGTCTCGAATCAAATACATTGAACCTCTTCCCGAAATGTCGATGCTATAA
- a CDS encoding endo-1,4-beta-xylanase — translation MLSVKSKSINVLVVFAMVLSLFLFGSSQKASAGLATGPKFLGNVISSSVPSNFGTYWNQVTPENSTKWGSVEGTRNTMSWTQADISYNYAKSNGFPFKFHTLVWGSQEPGWIGGLSAADQKAEVIQWIQASAQKYGDSEFVDVVNEPLHAKPSFRNAIGGDGTTGWDWVIWSFEQARLAFPNSKLLINEYGIISDPNAASQYVAIINLLKSRGLVDGIGIQCHHFNMDTVSVSTMNSVLNTLSATGLPIYVSELDITGDDATQLARYSEKFPVLWENPNVKGITLWGYIQGQTWRENTHLVTSSGAERPAMTWLKQYLGGTGTPVPAAPAGLMATAGNAQVALSWAASSGATSYTVKRSTTSGGPFTNVATGVTTTSYTNTGLTNGTTYYYVVSATNSAGTSGNSAQVSATPSGGGGGTSTLVGQYKVNNVNPNDNMINATLNIKNTGTSAVSLSGVKLRYYFTKDTTTASLNYYVDYAQVGASNISGAFASATGTNTDTYLELSFSSGAGSIAAGGQSGDIQIRISKSDWSNFNESNDYSFDGTKTAFADWNKITLLQSGTIVWGTAP, via the coding sequence ATGTTATCGGTAAAGTCAAAGTCAATAAATGTGCTTGTCGTGTTCGCTATGGTCTTATCCTTGTTCTTGTTCGGATCATCGCAGAAAGCAAGCGCGGGGCTCGCAACCGGCCCTAAGTTTCTGGGAAACGTCATTAGCAGCAGCGTTCCTTCCAACTTCGGAACCTACTGGAACCAAGTGACTCCCGAGAACTCTACCAAATGGGGTTCCGTCGAAGGAACTCGCAACACGATGAGCTGGACTCAAGCGGACATCTCTTACAATTACGCGAAGAGTAACGGATTCCCGTTTAAATTCCATACCTTGGTATGGGGAAGCCAAGAGCCGGGTTGGATCGGAGGTCTATCGGCGGCCGACCAAAAAGCGGAAGTCATCCAGTGGATTCAAGCGTCCGCTCAAAAGTACGGAGACTCGGAATTCGTAGATGTCGTTAACGAACCGCTGCACGCCAAGCCTTCCTTCCGGAACGCGATCGGCGGCGACGGGACTACGGGGTGGGATTGGGTCATTTGGTCGTTCGAGCAAGCCAGACTCGCTTTTCCGAATTCCAAATTACTGATTAACGAATACGGGATCATTAGCGATCCTAATGCCGCAAGCCAATATGTCGCGATCATTAATTTATTGAAGAGTAGAGGTTTGGTCGACGGCATTGGTATTCAGTGCCACCATTTTAACATGGATACGGTGTCGGTAAGCACGATGAACAGCGTCCTTAACACGCTTTCCGCGACAGGGCTTCCGATCTACGTGTCGGAGCTTGATATTACAGGCGATGATGCAACGCAATTGGCGAGATACTCCGAGAAATTCCCGGTTCTATGGGAGAATCCGAACGTGAAAGGCATCACGCTGTGGGGTTATATCCAAGGCCAAACGTGGAGAGAAAATACACATTTGGTGACTAGCTCCGGTGCTGAACGTCCTGCGATGACATGGCTGAAGCAGTATCTCGGCGGAACTGGAACTCCTGTTCCGGCTGCGCCTGCGGGACTTATGGCTACGGCAGGCAACGCGCAAGTCGCGCTCAGTTGGGCGGCATCGAGCGGAGCGACGAGCTACACGGTGAAGCGCTCGACGACAAGCGGAGGACCTTTCACGAACGTGGCAACGGGCGTCACTACGACGAGCTATACGAATACAGGCTTAACGAATGGCACGACTTACTATTATGTGGTCAGCGCGACGAATAGCGCGGGAACGAGCGGCAATTCGGCGCAAGTCAGCGCGACGCCGAGTGGCGGAGGAGGCGGGACGAGTACGCTCGTCGGGCAATACAAGGTGAATAACGTCAACCCGAACGACAACATGATTAACGCGACGCTTAACATTAAGAATACGGGCACAAGCGCCGTCAGTCTGAGCGGAGTCAAGCTTCGCTACTATTTCACTAAAGATACCACGACCGCTTCATTAAACTATTATGTGGACTATGCGCAAGTTGGAGCTTCTAACATAAGCGGAGCTTTCGCTAGCGCGACGGGAACGAACACGGATACGTACCTTGAGCTGTCGTTCAGCTCCGGCGCCGGCTCGATCGCGGCTGGCGGACAGAGCGGAGATATCCAGATCCGCATCTCCAAGTCCGATTGGTCGAATTTTAACGAATCGAACGATTATTCTTTCGACGGCACGAAGACGGCTTTCGCCGACTGGAATAAAATCACGCTGCTGCAAAGCGGCACGATCGTATGGGGGACAGCTCCTTAA
- a CDS encoding SDR family NAD(P)-dependent oxidoreductase has protein sequence MLLNNKNAIIYGGGGAVGGAIARAFAAEGANVFLAGRTLAKLQIVAEEIKAAGGRAEINRVDALDEDATLAHVDDIVRRMGTVDIVLNAIGIVHVQDKGFLDMTLEQFELPVSVYTKSTFITSKAAARHMKRQQSGVILTLTTPASRMPGPGFIGHSVACAGVEAIARNLAGELAQDNIRVVTLRSHAIPESTNSASSSREIFQTNAKSSGITLDEMLAGAAGGTLLKRLPTLEQVAETAVFMSSDKAGAITGNVINISCGFLVD, from the coding sequence ATGTTGCTTAACAATAAGAATGCTATCATTTACGGCGGCGGGGGAGCCGTTGGAGGAGCGATTGCCCGAGCGTTCGCCGCCGAAGGAGCAAACGTATTTCTGGCAGGGCGCACATTGGCCAAGCTCCAGATAGTCGCGGAGGAAATCAAAGCGGCCGGTGGCCGTGCGGAAATCAATAGGGTGGATGCCCTCGACGAGGACGCGACGCTGGCTCATGTGGATGATATCGTTAGAAGAATGGGCACCGTCGACATCGTTCTGAATGCAATCGGGATTGTCCATGTGCAGGACAAAGGATTCTTGGACATGACCTTGGAACAATTCGAACTTCCGGTATCCGTCTATACCAAGTCTACTTTCATCACCTCTAAGGCAGCAGCCAGGCATATGAAACGGCAACAATCGGGAGTGATTCTAACCTTGACGACTCCCGCCTCGCGCATGCCTGGACCGGGATTTATAGGTCACAGCGTTGCTTGTGCCGGAGTGGAAGCGATCGCCCGTAATTTGGCCGGAGAATTGGCTCAAGATAATATCCGCGTGGTCACCCTTCGTTCTCATGCCATTCCGGAGTCGACGAATTCGGCCTCCAGCAGCAGGGAAATATTCCAAACGAATGCGAAGAGTTCGGGTATCACCCTTGACGAGATGCTCGCCGGCGCTGCAGGTGGGACGTTGTTGAAGCGACTTCCAACCCTTGAGCAAGTCGCGGAGACTGCCGTTTTCATGTCTTCGGACAAGGCGGGAGCAATTACGGGGAATGTAATAAACATTTCATGCGGCTTCCTGGTCGACTAA